The Halogeometricum rufum genome has a segment encoding these proteins:
- a CDS encoding M24 family metallopeptidase — MTDEDDTVARHLDDRRERLDDYLDREDLDAVWFARPNSFSWLTGGSNVVSRDADVGVAAAGYDRDDGWVVVTDNIEAQRLADEELPDEFAVEETPWYESSLAEAVADRTTGRAAADFDVPGLETVAASELRQPLSATDVDRYRDLGHDTADAVERVARELEPGDTEHEVAAALKIALATRGIDAPVVLVGGSERAQQYRHYTPTYAELGDYALLSVTAERGGLYASTTRTVAFDPPGWLAERHAKAQQVETSALAATQAVARLGGTAGGVFDNIAAAYEHVDFPEEWREHHQGGAAGYAGREWFAAPDAEEAVRTPMAYAYNPTIRGAKSEDTVLVSDDDAEVLTTTGEWPTRAVKGWDHEFALERPEVLHIDPE; from the coding sequence ATGACCGACGAGGACGACACCGTCGCGAGGCACCTCGACGACCGGCGCGAACGCCTGGACGACTACCTCGACCGCGAGGACCTCGACGCCGTCTGGTTCGCGCGGCCGAACTCCTTCTCGTGGCTCACCGGCGGGAGCAACGTCGTCTCCCGCGACGCCGACGTGGGCGTCGCCGCCGCCGGCTACGACCGCGACGACGGGTGGGTCGTCGTCACCGACAACATCGAAGCCCAGCGACTCGCCGACGAGGAACTGCCCGACGAGTTCGCCGTCGAGGAGACGCCGTGGTACGAGTCCTCCCTCGCGGAGGCCGTCGCCGACCGGACGACCGGTCGCGCCGCGGCGGACTTCGACGTGCCCGGACTGGAGACGGTGGCGGCGAGCGAACTCCGCCAACCGCTCTCCGCGACGGACGTCGACCGGTACCGTGACCTCGGCCACGACACCGCTGACGCCGTCGAACGGGTCGCCCGCGAACTCGAACCCGGCGACACCGAACACGAAGTCGCCGCCGCCCTGAAGATAGCGCTGGCGACCCGCGGCATCGACGCCCCCGTCGTCCTCGTCGGCGGGAGCGAACGCGCCCAGCAGTACCGCCACTACACGCCGACGTACGCGGAGTTGGGCGACTACGCCCTCCTCTCGGTGACGGCCGAACGCGGCGGCCTGTACGCGAGTACGACCCGGACCGTCGCGTTCGACCCGCCGGGGTGGCTGGCCGAACGGCACGCGAAGGCCCAGCAGGTGGAGACGAGTGCGCTGGCGGCGACGCAGGCCGTCGCCCGACTCGGCGGCACCGCGGGCGGCGTCTTCGACAACATCGCGGCCGCCTACGAACACGTCGACTTCCCCGAGGAGTGGCGCGAACACCACCAGGGCGGGGCCGCGGGCTACGCCGGCCGCGAGTGGTTCGCCGCGCCCGACGCCGAGGAGGCGGTCCGGACCCCGATGGCGTACGCGTACAACCCGACGATTCGGGGGGCGAAGTCCGAGGACACCGTCCTCGTGAGCGACGACGACGCCGAGGTGCTGACGACGACGGGCGAGTGGCCCACGCGCGCCGTCAAGGGGTGGGACCACGAGTTCGCCCTCGAACGGCCGGAAGTGCTGCACATCGACCCGGAGTAG